From the genome of Agromyces badenianii:
GCGAGAACAACACCACGAGCGCTGCGATGACCGCGATGGCGACGTAGACGACGACGCGCCAGCGATCGAGGCCGATGCCGAAGCGCCCCGTCGTGATGCCGTGTTTCGCAGCGGTGCTGCGCAGCGCGGCGAATCCCGACCCGGCGAATCCGCGCAGCGCCCGAGCCGGGCGCCACGGTCCCGCGAACCAGGCGACCACGGCGACGAGCAGGCCGAGCACGAGGAGGGCGATGATCGTCGACATCATGATCTCGACGAGCCCGGAGTAGATGGACTCGGCGGCGCCGGACGGCATGATCGACGGGCTCACCGCGCCTACGAAGTACCACCGCCCGATGCCGATGCCGCTCGCGAGGATCGCCATCGCGAGCGCGAAGCCGCCGGCGGTCCACAGGAGGGCCCGGTTGCGGCTCTTCGCCACGGCGACGCCGATGACGAGGAACGCCAGCGTGATCCACGGCAGCCAGGTGCCGACCCCCACCGCGAGCGCGTAGATCGTGCGCACGAGCACGAAGGCGTCGTCCTGCGCGACGACGACACTGCGATCCACCTCCGGGATCGCCTCGGCGAAGCCGACTCCCTGCTCGATGAGGCGTTGCTTGACCGCCTCGACGATCGGGCCGAGCTGCACCGAGATCGACCCGTCACCGCCGATGGCGAGCGCCGCATCGGGATCGCCCTGCATCGCGCCGACGAACTGACGATGCGTGATGCGCAGCGTCGACGCCCACACATCGGCGAACGCCGGCGACGCGATCACCCGGTCGACCACGTCGGTGACGAGCGACTGGATGCCCTGCGCGGCAGGCGCCTCGAGCAGCCCCAGCGCGGCATCGGCGCGCGGCGGCAGGCCGAGAGAGCGGATGCCGTCGAACACCTCGGCGGTGAGCGCCGGGATGTCGATCTGCTCCTCGATGGCGGCCACCACTTCGTCACTCAGGTACGCCTGCACCTCGGGATCCTCGGCGAGCGGGCCGAAGGTCGCGACGAACCGGTCGGTGTCGGCGAGCTCGAGCCTCGCCCACGCGCTGATCACCGCGACCGGTGCGAGCAGCAGGCCCACCACGACGAGCACGACGGCCGTGAGCGTGCGCCCCCAGCCGCGATGGGAGCGCCGTGGTGCGACGGATGCCGCGGCATCCACCCCGCCCTCGGCAACTTGCACGATGCCGGCGCGAAGCGCCGCGTTCTCGGCTTCGAGCGCCGCGATGCGCGCTTCGAGTCCAGTTCCGTCAGTGTCGGTCATGAGACACCCCTGCAACGACCATAGCGCTCGCGGTGCTCGAGCACACCGGTCAGTGGATGAGGGCCTTCATCAGGATCATCGCCAACCCGAACGCAGCGGTGCCGACGGCCCCGGCGAGCCGAATCGGCCACGGCGAACCGCGGCGCGCAAAGGCGATCCAGCCGAGCACGGCGAGCACTATGACCCCGACCCAGAGAGCGATCCACATGGCGACGGAGTCGTCGACGGCTTTCGTGGCCCCGAGCAGCAGGATGAACGACGGGATCAACGCCGAGGCCACCAGTCCCAGCGAGCGCTTGAACGACCCGAGGAACGCCTCGCGGATCCCGATGACGCGGCCGTGCTCGACCCCGTGGCGGGCGACGGTGCCGGCGTAGACGTGGGCGAGCCAGAACACGACGACGGTGAGGATGACCTGCCAGAAGACCTGCCACGAGCTCGCTCCATGGCTGCCGGCCACCACGATCATGCCCGAGACGAGGATGACGCCGTAGATGGACTCCTCGGTGACGAAGGTGGTGCGCACCAACCTGCTCGCGAGCGACGGCTGCGTATGCAGCGGCGCCGCCGAACCGGCATCCGATGACTCGCTCATGACACTCACCTTCTCACGTCCGCCGCATCCATGGGGCTGACGCAGGAGGGCCCCGTCGGCGACGCCGACGGGGCCCTCGAGTGAGCTGAAGCTCTACGCGCTCAGTGCGGCGTAGACCTCGCGGAGGAGCTGCGCCGTCTCGCTCGGCGTCTTGCCGACCTTGACGCCGGCGGCCTCGAGGGCCTCCTTCTTCGCCTGGGCGGTACCGGCCGAGCCGGAGACGATGGCGCCGGCGTGGCCCATGGTCTTGCCCTCGGGAGCGGTGAAGCCCGCGACGTAGCCGACGACCGGCTTCGTGACGTTCGCCTTGATGAAGTCGGCCGCGCGCTCTTCGGCGTCGCCGCCGATCTCGCCGATCATCACGATCGCCTTGGTCTCGGGGTCGGCCTCGAACGCGGCGAGCGCGTCGATGTGCGTCGTGCCGATGATCGGGTCGCCGCCGATGCCGATGGCCGTCGAGAAGCCGAGGTCGCGCAGCTCGTACATCATCTGGTACGTGAGCGTGCCCGACTTCGAGACGAGGCCGATCGGGCCCTTGCCGGTGATGTTCGCCGGGGTGATGCCGACGAGCGACTCACCGGGGCTGATGATGCCGGGGCAGTTCGGCCCGATGATGCGGGTCTTGTCGCCCTGCTCCTTGGCGTAGGCCCAGAACTCGGCGGAGTCCTGCACGGGCACGCCCTCGGTGATGATGACGAGGAGGGGGATCTCGGCGTCGATGGCCTCGACCACGGCGTCTTTCGTGAAGGCCGGCGGGACGAAGGCGATGGAGACATCCGCGCCGGTCTGCTCGATGGCCTCGGCGACCGAGGCGAAGACCGGCAGCTCGACGGCGTTGCCGTCTTTGTCGGTGTGCAGCACGGTCGTGCCGGCCTTGCGGGCGTTCACGCCGCCGACCACCTGGGTGCCCGCCGCGAGCATGCGCG
Proteins encoded in this window:
- the sucD gene encoding succinate--CoA ligase subunit alpha; this translates as MTIFLNSDSKVIVQGITGGEGSKHTARMLAAGTQVVGGVNARKAGTTVLHTDKDGNAVELPVFASVAEAIEQTGADVSIAFVPPAFTKDAVVEAIDAEIPLLVIITEGVPVQDSAEFWAYAKEQGDKTRIIGPNCPGIISPGESLVGITPANITGKGPIGLVSKSGTLTYQMMYELRDLGFSTAIGIGGDPIIGTTHIDALAAFEADPETKAIVMIGEIGGDAEERAADFIKANVTKPVVGYVAGFTAPEGKTMGHAGAIVSGSAGTAQAKKEALEAAGVKVGKTPSETAQLLREVYAALSA